The Campylobacter sp. MIT 99-7217 genome contains the following window.
GAGCCCACGAACGCCCAAATTCGAAGCTAAAAGCATGTCTGTATCCCTATCTCCTATGACAAAGCTTTGCTGCTTATCAAAGAGCTTAAATTTAATATAATCGCTTAAAAGTGCGGTCTTTGGCTTCCTGCACTCACAATTTTCATCTTCAAAATGAGGGCAAATAAAAATATCTTGAAATTCTATACCGCAGCTTTTTAAAAGTTCAAGCATTTTAAAATGTGGCTTTTCAAAGCTTTCTTTAGGAAAACTATCAGTTCCAAGTCCGTCTTGATTGCTAATAAGCACAAATTTAAAGCCAAAATTTTTAAGCCTTATTAAAGCTTCAATCGCTCCTTTTATAAAGCAAAGTTTTTCGAGGCTATCAACTTGTAAATTATCCTTTGGCTCTTCTATGAGCGTGCCGTCTCTATCTATAAATAAAATTTTACTCATTTTAGACTTTCAAGCCTTAGGCTAACTGCCTTTTTGTGGGCATCTAAAAGCTCGGCTTTGGCAAGCGTTTCAACCACAGGGGCAAGCTTTTTAAAGCCTGTTAAGCTTAGCTCTTGCACGGTCATTTTCTTAGTAAAATCGCTTAAATTTAGGCTTGAATGTGTTTTAGTAAGAGCATAAGTTGGCAAAACATGATTTGTCCCACTTGCATAATCGCCCATTGACTCAGGCGAATACGCACCCAAAAAGATAGAGCCAGCATTTTGAATGTCCTTTAAAAGCGTTCTTGGCTTCTTGGTTTGGATAATCAAATGCTCTGGTGCATACAAATTTGAAATTTCAACCGCTTCTTTTAAATTTTTAGCGACGATAATGCGAGAGTTTTCTATGGCTTTTGAGGCGATTTCTTTGCGTGGCAAGCTTTGAAGCTGAATTTGAACCTCTTTTGAAACCTCTTTTGCAAAATCTTTGCTAAGACAAAGTAAAATGACCTGAGAATCTGCTCCATGTTCTGCTTGGGAAAGCAAATCACTTGCCACAAAATCAGCCCTTGCAAACTCATCAGCAATAACCAAAACCTCACTAGGTCCTGCTTGCATATCTATAGCAGCTCCTTCAAAATCAGCACTCACCTGCCTTTTTGCCTCGGTTACAAAAGCGTTTCCTGGTCCAAAAATTTTATCCACCTTGCAAACGCTTTGTGTGCCATAAGCAAGAGCTGCGATAGCTCCAGCTCCTCCCATTTGATAAATTTCACTTACCCCACATAAAGTTGCAGCGTATAAAATGGCTGGATTTATCTTTGCTGGGCTTGCTAGGACGATTTTTTTGCACCCTGCTATTTTAGCTGGAATTGCTAGCATTAGGGTAGTAGAAAAAAGCGGTGCTGAGCCTCCTGGTATATAAAGACCCACTTTTTCGATAGCACGGCTTATAAGCTCGCATTTTACACCCTTTAGGGTTTGAACCTTGATAGGCTCAAAAATTTGAGCTTCGTGGAATTTATATATGTTTTCATAGGCTATTTTTATGGCTTTTTTAAGCTCTTTGGAAACTTCTTTTGAAGCTTTTTTAATGAGCTTTGAATCAAGTTTTACCGAGCCAATATCGACCTTATCAAATTCTTTAGCCTGCCTTATCAAAGAAGCATCGCCTAACTCCCTAACTTCTTTAATGATCTTTGAAACTGTGGCTGAAAGTTCAGCACCAAGCTTTATAGCAGGGCGTTTTAATGCCTCTTTTTTTTCCTCTTCATTTAACTTATCAAAAACTACAATTTGCATTTTTTATCCTAATTTAACATTTTTTCTATAGGTAGTACCAAGATCGAGCTTGCACCTTCATTTTTAAGAGCTTCCATAGTTTCCCAAAACAAATTTTCCTTGCTTACCATGTGCAAAGCCACCTTTTCATCATCATTTGCCAAAGGTAAAATGGTCGCTTTTTCAAGACCAGGAAGTAAAAAAGTGATCTTTTCAAGCTTGTTTTTTGGAGCATGAAGCATGATATATTTGCTTTCTCTTGCTTGCATAAGCCCTGTGATACGAAGCAAAAGCTTATCCACAAGGGCTTGTTTTTCTTCGCTTAAAGGCTCTTTTTTTTGGATCAAACAAGCCTTTGAAGTGTAGATAGTCTCTACTTCTTTAAGCGAATTTGCCTGCAAGGTAGCCCCGCTTGAGACCAAATCACAAATGCCATCAGCTAAATTTGCCCTAGGAGCTACCTCAACAGAGCCTGTGAGCATGCAAGTTTTATAACTTATACCCTTTTCTTTCATAAATTTTTTTAAAAGCTGAGGATAAGAAGTAGCGATCCTAAGTCCCTCAAAGCTTTCAAGTCCCTTATACTCAGTATCTATGGGCAAGGCAAGGCTAAGTCTGCATGAGCCAAAATCAAGCTTTTTAAGCACTTCAAAGCTAGCTTCCTCGCCACTTGCCTTTCGCTCAAGGGCATTTTCTTCAAGCACATTTTCACCCACTATGCCAAGATCCACTACGCCGTCAAATATAAGCCCCGGAATGTCATCATCACGCACCCTTAAAAGATCTATGGGTAAATTTGTAGCACAGGCGATGAGGCTTTGCTCGTAGATATGCATTTTAACCCCGCATTCGTTTAAAAGCGTGAGACAATCCTTGCTCAAACGACCTGATTTTTGTATGGCTATACGCAAACGCTCCTGCATAGTATTTTCCCTTTGTATTAGTCAAATAGAGCTAAATTCTATCATAAATTTAAAAAATTCAAACTGAAAGAGGGAACAATATTTTAAACAAAGAAAACGAGAAAAACTAAGGGATAATGAAAAGCCCTAACCTATAAAAATAGGTTAGGATAAATTTAGAATTTCTTTTTATTGACATCTTCTAGAATTTCAGTTGCAACCAAATCAACTGCACTACTGATTTCTTTTGAGCGATTGGCGATTTGAACATTGGTTTGTGTAGTATTTTCAAGCTGAGAGATAGAATCATTAATTTGACTAATGCCCATAGTTTGTTCTTTGATGCTTTCAGCCATATCATTAATGCTTTGTACAAGGATATTTGTATTAGCTTCGATCTCGCTTAAGGATTTTTGCGTTCTTTCAGCAAGCTTTCTAACCTCATCAGCAACAACGGCAAAGCCTCGTCCATGCTCTCCAGCTCTTGCAGCTTCAATGGCAGCATTAAGAGCAAGTAGGTTTGTTTGATCGGCTATATCTCTAATGATACCAATGACATTTTTAATGTCCTCACTTTGAGCAATAACCTCACTTGTTCTACTTGTAACACTTTGCATAGAACTTGTGATTTGCTCTACTGCGGCTGCTGTTTGTTCAAGGGAATTTGCTTGGGTATTAGCTGATTGTGCTAAATTTTGCACCGCCTCTTCTAGTTCTTTTGACTTAGACTCTAAATTTTGAGCAAAGCCTGAAGAAGTTTGTAGCATTTTTCGTATTTCTTCGCCTAAAGCATTAGTAACCTTATCAACCTGTCCGGTCGGGTTGTTTATCGAGGTGCTAAAATCAAGTCTAGTATAGCTATCAAATACGCGGTTAATCTCGTGCAAATCTTTACCTATGGCTGTGCAAAGAAGTTCTAAAAGCTCGTTAACAGAGTCTTTGAGCTGATTTAAGCTTGGATTGCTTCCTTTAAGGGAAATTCTCTTTGTAGCAGAACCATCTTTAGCAGCATTGATAGCGACTAAGGCGTCCTTTACAAGAGCGTTATCTTGTTCGACATTTTTTTGCGTTCTTTCTATATTTTCATTGATAGCTAGCGCCATTTGTCCAAATTCATCACGAGTTTTGATATTGATCTTAGAAACACTTTGAGACTTATGGTTA
Protein-coding sequences here:
- the hisD gene encoding histidinol dehydrogenase — encoded protein: MQIVVFDKLNEEEKKEALKRPAIKLGAELSATVSKIIKEVRELGDASLIRQAKEFDKVDIGSVKLDSKLIKKASKEVSKELKKAIKIAYENIYKFHEAQIFEPIKVQTLKGVKCELISRAIEKVGLYIPGGSAPLFSTTLMLAIPAKIAGCKKIVLASPAKINPAILYAATLCGVSEIYQMGGAGAIAALAYGTQSVCKVDKIFGPGNAFVTEAKRQVSADFEGAAIDMQAGPSEVLVIADEFARADFVASDLLSQAEHGADSQVILLCLSKDFAKEVSKEVQIQLQSLPRKEIASKAIENSRIIVAKNLKEAVEISNLYAPEHLIIQTKKPRTLLKDIQNAGSIFLGAYSPESMGDYASGTNHVLPTYALTKTHSSLNLSDFTKKMTVQELSLTGFKKLAPVVETLAKAELLDAHKKAVSLRLESLK
- the hisG gene encoding ATP phosphoribosyltransferase; this encodes MQERLRIAIQKSGRLSKDCLTLLNECGVKMHIYEQSLIACATNLPIDLLRVRDDDIPGLIFDGVVDLGIVGENVLEENALERKASGEEASFEVLKKLDFGSCRLSLALPIDTEYKGLESFEGLRIATSYPQLLKKFMKEKGISYKTCMLTGSVEVAPRANLADGICDLVSSGATLQANSLKEVETIYTSKACLIQKKEPLSEEKQALVDKLLLRITGLMQARESKYIMLHAPKNKLEKITFLLPGLEKATILPLANDDEKVALHMVSKENLFWETMEALKNEGASSILVLPIEKMLN